The genomic stretch ACATCTTGATCGGAGATATCACTTATGTCATTGTGCGATAAATCCAAAGTCTCCAGAGATGTTAAATTCCCAATTACATCTAAAacagaacaattttttaataaataacaatcttcaacaaaaaaaatgtaaaccggtgaaatattacattgttGTCCAGTTAATTATCGAGACTATTAAAAGCAACATTGCCAATGTATTACTCACATCtcctaatttcattaatgttGTTGTAAGAAAGATTCAAGTATTGAATCTTTTTGGCACCGGCAACGAGATCAAAAGTCACCACCGGCATTGTGTTGTAAGATAAGTCAATTTCTTTTAGCCTATAAGGAATCCAGGGATCGTTTGGCAGAGTTTTTCGAGTAATAAACGAAATCTTGTTGTGGCTAAGATTGAGCCTCTCCAGAGACAGGCAGTCATCGAGCAATCCATGCGTTTTGTTGTCCAGTTTCTCCAATCTATTGTAAGATAGATCGAGAGTTCTCAAAGACACGAGACCTTGGAACGCACCGTTTGGTATGTGACTGATGTTATTGTTTGTCAGGTTCAGTGTCAACAGCTGTAACAAGCCCTCGAACGCGCGGCTTGTTACATTGTTTATCTTGTTATTCGCCAAGTTAAGTTCGAACACTATCGGCAAACGACCAAAGGCAGCCTTCTCTAGTTTTGTCATGTAATTATCCTGCAAAATTTTCatcgattaaaatttacaaaattatccgtgtccaagaaaataaaagttttctataaGAAGTCCTCTTCTAAATTCTGTCCGAGTCTTACttgtaaataaagatattgtaaACTGCTCAAACCGCTCAATGCTTGCCAGGGCGGCTTTGTAATGTTGTTTGCTTGCAGATTTAATATCCTCAAGGTCAGCAGATTTTCGAAACTTCCTTCTTGCAGATTATCGCCCAGTTGATTCTGCGAAAGATCCAACGAGAGTAGTGCGTTCATACTAGGCCACACATCGGTACTCGGAATCTCTTCCAATAAATTCTCCGAGAAGTCCAAATGACTTAGAGAAATTGGCAGTTGGAAAATCTTTGTCAGACGATTGTTTTTCACCGTCAAACtcctaaaatttaatacgcatttattatatatatatatatatatatatatatataaactttatttttttaaattttattaacgcgCGATAATGCACCTGCAGCTAGCCAGACGAGTTAGACTTCCTCGCGAGACGTcgtttaattgattataactCATATCGAGTTCTAGAAGCGTGGGCAACGGCCCGAAAGTTGACGGCTTTATCTTCTCCAGAGAATTATGCGATAGATTCAAAAATCGCAGACTGAAGAGTGTCTGAAATACGGCGTTGTAAATCTCAGATAAATTATTGTGCGAAATGTCGATCGTGTGGAGCTCGTACAGCTTAGGAAAAGTCTGCCGTGGAACGGAGTGTATCAGATTGTgagaaacatttaatattttcaatcccGTCATGTTGTGCAACGGAATCTGCGAAAGAATACGTTTTCaacaaagttaaatataataaataaatgtcttgatgaaatgatatcaaaattgtCCAAtagtttgcattaaaaaaaaagaaaaactcacTTGATTAAGGGACGTAAATAGATTATAACTGAGCTGCAATTCCATAGCGTACGACGCGCTATCAAAAGAATACTTCGAGATATTATCGAGTTTGTTGTGGCTGAAATCTAGTGACGTAATATTCACGCAGTTCTCGAAGGCACCTGCTTCGATCTTCGAGATCTCATTATGAGACAGATTAACTTTTGCCAAGTAGATATCTTTGAACGCCAATTTTTCCACGATTGTCACGAAATTCTCGGAAACATCTAGAAGCTAATAATGagcatacatattataaaagcataatataaatgtaatttgtcgagaaataatgtatatatatatatatatatatatatatatatatatatatatatacctcaGCGAATTGCAGCTGATTGAACATTTGAAAGTCGATCTTTTTGATGAAATTCCGAGAAAGATCGATGGTACCAATTCTTGTTACAGAACCAAAAGTTCCACGACCCACATCATTGATTTGATTGTCGCTCAGATACAATCGCCTGAGAAAACGCATGCCGCGAAAAGTGTTGGAATCCaactttctaattttattgtgGCTCAGATTCAGGACCTTCAAGACGGAATTTCGAGCGAAGGTTCCTCTAAAACGAAAACACTCTTAGATATCTCATGTCGTAGAGATCGTATAAATTACCGTTTCTTCGAACTTGTATACCTCTTCAAGTCGGAGATAGCATTGTGCGACATGTTGCACCATCCCATCTTAACAAGATCTGCCAAATGAGATGTGTCCAATTTGTCAATCAAATTGTGAGAGAGATCCAGAAATTCGGTATCTCTCAGACCTTTGAACTGATTTCTCTTTAGATCTTTTATCTTATTGCCATGAAGATCAAGCGTTTTTAACTTCTTAAGCGGTGTCAATGCTTCGACAGGTAAAGAAGATAGTGTACCTGAAAAGtatgatacaatttttcaagaatatattataattaattaaataatttataattaattaagcaatGTCTATAGAtacaaaaattgacatttgatGCAAAGTATGTCTCTTTATATTTGCAGCATCACACAAAAGTTCAGAATTTCAGATTCATGTATTGTTTTTAAACTCTGTGCTGGAATTAACCaatagaaaattgtattttctattaataatatttaataataatattttacgatgaTACCGTCATTACCGTTACTAATCTCCAATTTTTCTAACTTTGCTGCCGCCGCGCTTTCACTGAAACTATTCCCCGGCAAAATAGACATCCGGTGGCCGCTGATAATTAACAGGCTGAGATTGCCGAGAACTTGCAGTGCTTCGCGTGGAAATTTCTCTAAATTGCTGTTTATCACATGGAGCTCCTGAAGAGTCCTATTCACACCGAGAAAGCTGTGCTCCTCGATCAATCTCAGCGGCGTATCGATAAACTTCAACACTCGTACGTCCAATGGATACAGAGCTGGTCCGTAAAATCGTACTGTGAAATagcaaatattgattaattatcccGATTTGTTATTCTCCGCGATAGAGGAATCACCGCGCACGTTTCTTTCCGCTAcgtaaaattcaaaatctcGGTAGCTCACCTATGTTGCATTTATACAAAACCAGTTCCTCGATTGGCATGCCCTCATTCCCCAGATTCGTGAAGGCGAGGCTGAGACTGGCTAGATTCGTATTCTCGCAACGGATGTATAAACCCCTGTCGCTACCCCGAAGACACGTGCAGGGGTAAATGTAAATCGGGTCTTTGGGACATCCAAATCTCGGCCCGGGTGGCACGTAGCCGCCTATTACGGACAGGGCCATGCCCAGTAACAGTAGCGGCAATAACATTTCACCTAagcaagagataaaaaaagattatacttAAGTCTTTCATTAcatcaattatgtaattattatgtaattataattacaatcatatcgaaatatgtaatgaaaatatatgccaaaacattttatgtggaaaaaatgcaaattatatgtatcatatggAAGCGCTATACTATATTTTCTCAGTAACATAAATTGAagacaacaaaattatataggaAATCTTCTTGTTAAATTTACAACTGTATGgcttatataagattaataacaatatcttTCTTCCTGTCTTAGAGAAACTACAAACAATATCTTTACATGTAGAGCGAGTGTTTCAATTCCAATTCAAGCGAATTAGTCACACCATGATGCAATGCATGcgtgaaaagtgaaaaagtTTTCGCTGTATGAACTTCCTTGCTTAATCGCGCACGCAATAGATCGATACGCCGATAACCATGCAGcttcataaaaaagattttcctCAAAATCAAGCAACTACTCCTTCACGAAATCCTTCGTAATCCGACGAATCGTTAAAGCGCATTTCCAAGTTCTTTGTCCCCGTTTGTCTGTTTTTAAGTAAAAGGCGATTACATCGGTCGCTCAATTCACGATCTGATCTCACCGCTTATTATCCCACGCGAACTGGCGAGATTCTCTCGATATACAAGGCGCAGAGGTGACTAACCGCTAAGATCATCACGATAGCCCAAAAGCGTCCTTGAAGAAGAgtctccgttttttttttctgaccgTCGACGTCGCGACCTACGCACGGCGTGATCTACGCATCGCGGGGTAAATCGACGCGAGAAATCGAGACTTCATGGATAACGTGCTAGCTTCGCCGATTCATTAttcaattcataattaattcgttCGCCGTGCCGATGGTAATATCACGCGATCCTAGCGAAGGAAAGCGTGCAGCTGCACGATCATGTTTTCGTTACGTAGGAAATTATAAACTACCATAGAGACATTTAACCCGTGCATCATATGATTTTGCCTGATATGTTGCGCACCTTGCAACGGAGAATTACGAAAGTGACATTTGTCCATCCGGAAATGTTAACGCAATTAGACGAATTATTCGTTTTCACTGTATATTATTcacgatgcaaaaaaaatatctatcaagTCACCCGCGTAACCGTGCATGAAATTTCGATAGTAAATCAACGATTACGTGCAATGGTGTTACGCTGCAGTTATTGCAAATTGATCGTTTTTCTTTCGAAACTTCTCGACGATTAGCAAATACAATCTCCGTATAATAACCGTCCTCCTTTCAGATCATCGTCTGGCCTTTATGCTAATCGACAATGGGTGGATTGAAAAAGATCATCtaaccataaaaaaaaatgtaatcatcattattatttactaattttgTCTTGACGCAATTGACAGGCATTACTTTGTTCtactgtaatatttattctcgttGAGACCAAGTGAATTTATACTTTCCTTATTATGGAATATTTACGTTAAATTCAcggttttattatcaattaacaATTGTGCAGTAGCATAAAAAATTAGGAATTATCAACTTATACTTTCGATAGAAGCCAGTATCTGCTAATCGAGAGTACCAGAGCAAAGTTCTCGCAATTAACTGTAGCACGCAATTATAGTAATTGTGAGATCCACCGATCTGAGAAATGGAGAATTATGTCTTATTACAGTCCTAGTAATACAGCgagtaaaaaagtaaaaagaaaagcatCGTGATCTACTTTAAGCAACATTTATGCAATGTtcgcaatataatatactgacacgcacgatatatatacagaaaacaCAATAACATCTGCATTATActtataagagaaagaaattcatgcattatttttatctcaaaaaaatatacccAGGTACTGAGTGTAAGTATAAAAGTATAGTTGCAGAATCACACCAAgtttatgtcaaattattattgcacaaATCTGTGAATCTGAGAGACTAATATGGTGATAATCtctataagtaaaataatattactgaaaaaaaaaaatattcgcctTTCACTTATTTCAGTTGATCTCTTTTCCTCGTAAACCAAGGAACTAGCCATTGGACCGAATCAGGTTGGTCTTTCGTGATTTCAAACTCGTATCTAAGGCAACTTGaatctaaagaaaaataaacacgCGTGCGTACCTTGACGTAAGGCACTAACATTCGATATTTGTTATCTCATGTATCTGAATCAAAACTCGAAAGGTTATTCTTTACTTGTATCCATCGATGCAAAAATATCTAGAAACCCgatgaaaaatcattaataataaggataaatttaagaatgtgAGACTTCCGTTTCTCGAAAGCGGCAGAGAGAACAACGGCAGAGAGCAAAAGAGCTTGTATGTTGCACGCTCTACTTTCTGAAAGTCTATCAATTAGAGCTATTGTGTTAGCGTAGCGAAGGTAGTTAacttacgtaaaaaaaaaagaaatgcacgACTACCTTAAGAAGCACTAtggtattattaaaattaaatactaaaattttattatacgagaAATCGAGGAACCGCATCTGTGCATCTCTTTGACGTAGCAGCTGACATgagattattttcatttcaccAGTTGTCCTTGCGGATACCGTGCAATACTCTATACCTGTAgtattgtatatctttttcttttgtaacgTGACATTTATTTCTAGTAAAGAACGGTATTTCTAACggaaataaatcgaaaaaaaaaatcttaaacataaaaacgtaataaaatacGTTAAAACTTAAACGTAATAAAGTAATCCGCAAAATTATGTCGTTTATAAAACATGCAAACAATATATtctagtttaaaaattaaaataaattgtactgaataataaacataataaataaaacagctaggaattttatttatttgcataaagaatgaggaaaacaattataaaaaataaaattattataaataaataaaataaaatagattatataaataaaataaaaaaaaacacgcagAATTTGATGATTTAGCtagatattaaaacaatattgtaaCAGCTATTTAAAATACTAGGTGCAAAAACATAACGTTTCGCGCACGCATTAAAGTCACTGTCCGGTGAGAAGCGAAGAGTTGACGCACCTATAAACACACGTGGACACTCATCCGAAAACGTCACGGAGTTAGCACagcattgtatttaaaaatatagcgaAGCTAATGAGCCGCTTTAATTGACCGTTTCccattaataataagatgtgAACGgcatatttgattatttcaacGACAAATTGTGaggtttataagaaataatactcgaacatttttcaaataacttTAAGATTACGGGAACAATTAGATTCATTAATTGTCACAAAAATATGTCACGTTACCTTATTGCACTTTCCCCGAAAATCCTCAAAAATGCGAAAATTgtcttggtttttttttttaaaagatgcaCAGCTGATATCTTCAAGGTTACATGTTCGCCAGTAAGAGGCTTGTCCTTTTTCTGTCACCATGCAGGAGCagaaagaatgagagagagaagagcagAAAGGAATACACACGAGTGTTTTGGCCGCGTGTCTTCAGGACATTCTGTATGTTGTTCCCGGGTGAAGCTGACGTGAAAACTGAGTCGAGGCTCGGAGGCGAAGAGAAAGGCAGCCTGAGAAGTAAGGCCTCTCTCATTGGCAGTTGATACCTGCTGTCCTTTCGTGGACATCTTACCTTTTGCTACTGACATGCCGCGAGCGTGatcatattttgataaaatatgactGTATCTCGAAAGGTCGTGGCTTATTAGCTACATTTTAATTGGTCTTATAAATttcctatttaaataataataagaaatacacaaaattctatcatctttataaataatttaaaaaatattaacatttataattttggctttctcttataataaaaatattgaagatgatacagattattaaatacaaaaaattattgtaattgttttgtaaattgtcaattttttgctctttttaaactgtttttctttctttcgcctTTCTGGCTTccttaaattatgaatattaaactcaataaataaaagagttgttgcataattttgatatatatacataatattatatgtatatgatctACGATATAATCCTAACAAAACTTCGTATAAAAGAAAGTTAGTCATAACGAACAGCATGTGCTTAAGATTGGTTGGCGCTAGTGAAAGTACCTTTGAATATTTGCTTGGCCAACTGAATCAAGCAGTTCATAGCATGAAGCTGACATCTGTTGGTTCACAGATAAATTTAAGtaaacattttcaattaaaaagttcaaacaaaattttttttttttaattatttttattttatatcagaaaatttcaacaatttgcttaaaatgcatattcgctatttttttctttttgctaatttgttgaaatatctttgatttcttaaaattatatagatattttgtaaaaagaatattctttGCAGTCTCTGAAAATATCCATCAGCACGACCGGATGTGATAGTTAAGCGTCGTTTAAACAATAATGAGAAAGAATGAGAGGTCTTTTCAGAAATTACACGGTTATTAAGATCATTGAGCTCTTCAAGTTCTACAGTTTCAAATAAAGAGCTCGCAATGCTCGGTTGCGTTATCCATCGAGTAATCCAGTAATAGTGATCGTCAACATTCAGCCATAATCTTAGCACCAAGAAGCAAAAAATTTGtgctgttttaaaaaaatcgcaaattttgaaaatatacgcgatgaattattttatatttttactaaacttattattgagtgagtcaaaataatttgcataaaattgcgTAATATTTGCTTAAGCCTAAAAAGtttcgttttatatatttttcattttacacaGGTACAAAAGTGACAAATCAATTCACTTTGGGCTATTTTGTAAGAACttgtatttcttaaatattgctctaaaaatatttgctacaaattttatcgttttgcgattaaaaattatggatcgtattatatataggaCAGAAATCGTCTCGAAACCTACGAAGAGATATCGAGTGAACAGAATGATATTAATGTCTTCAGCAATCTATCTTTTCACTTTACCTGCGAGGGTATGCCGACCGGTTTTTATGCGGATGTGGATTACAATTGTAAGATATTTCACGTTTGCGAAAATTTCGGCGACGGATTTCCAGTGATTTGCGCTGACAATACAGTGTTTGATCAGAAACGACGGATTTGCACGgacgaagaaaatattgattgccAGCACGCTCATGAATGgtatatactattaaaaaaaaaaaacaatagaagattgtaaaagtttattcatgatagaaataataattattcattacaggtattatttgaatgaattaatttattcaatagaaATCGAATCAAAAACTGAAATCATAGAGGAAACTGAATCAAAAGTGGTTCAAGAAGACACAATACCTTCCGTTTTGCCACTTATGATTgactaaaaatattcttattttgcaataagCTGTGTAATCACACTTACATcgttataacaatatataaatcaatgtgTAAAGATTTATTGCTtgtcagaaatattttaataacatgcatttttaattcttttacctTTATTTAGCATAAAGATACAGATAGTCACTGCAACTATGTAATTCTacataaaattctttgaagAGCTGTTTTTCTGGtatcaataatcaataaaaattgataaattaca from Cataglyphis hispanica isolate Lineage 1 chromosome 3, ULB_Chis1_1.0, whole genome shotgun sequence encodes the following:
- the LOC126859375 gene encoding protein artichoke, whose product is MLLPLLLLGMALSVIGGYVPPGPRFGCPKDPIYIYPCTCLRGSDRGLYIRCENTNLASLSLAFTNLGNEGMPIEELVLYKCNIVRFYGPALYPLDVRVLKFIDTPLRLIEEHSFLGVNRTLQELHVINSNLEKFPREALQVLGNLSLLIISGHRMSILPGNSFSESAAAAKLEKLEISNGTLSSLPVEALTPLKKLKTLDLHGNKIKDLKRNQFKGLRDTEFLDLSHNLIDKLDTSHLADLVKMGWCNMSHNAISDLKRGTFARNSVLKVLNLSHNKIRKLDSNTFRGMRFLRRLYLSDNQINDVGRGTFGSVTRIGTIDLSRNFIKKIDFQMFNQLQFAELLDVSENFVTIVEKLAFKDIYLAKVNLSHNEISKIEAGAFENCVNITSLDFSHNKLDNISKYSFDSASYAMELQLSYNLFTSLNQIPLHNMTGLKILNVSHNLIHSVPRQTFPKLYELHTIDISHNNLSEIYNAVFQTLFSLRFLNLSHNSLEKIKPSTFGPLPTLLELDMSYNQLNDVSRGSLTRLASCRSLTVKNNRLTKIFQLPISLSHLDFSENLLEEIPSTDVWPSMNALLSLDLSQNQLGDNLQEGSFENLLTLRILNLQANNITKPPWQALSGLSSLQYLYLQDNYMTKLEKAAFGRLPIVFELNLANNKINNVTSRAFEGLLQLLTLNLTNNNISHIPNGAFQGLVSLRTLDLSYNRLEKLDNKTHGLLDDCLSLERLNLSHNKISFITRKTLPNDPWIPYRLKEIDLSYNTMPVVTFDLVAGAKKIQYLNLSYNNINEIRRYVIGNLTSLETLDLSHNDISDISDQDVFLPPSNLTNLYLSNNHLSYVPLDKILPLPNLKILDLEGNEIGVFDERFMKIVKNGTVLRYFGNHMHCDCHVRPLKRWLKTQTQLPTDWSNVTCESPNYLANKPISEITEDLMSCDERDIQEKPELDITPDVKYRSIDYNNEDNSWKATWYVTSREDIGDFYVVVRESGSSKSMIEKDVVYSERSFRVHDLTESNTKYELCVLARDSEGNVKHYRNSQCQILNQHNSSSSISFRTNLYFVIIVASFCIFV
- the LOC126859393 gene encoding uncharacterized protein LOC126859393; the protein is MNYFIFLLNLLLSTKVTNQFTLGYFDRNRLETYEEISSEQNDINVFSNLSFHFTCEGMPTGFYADVDYNCKIFHVCENFGDGFPVICADNTVFDQKRRICTDEENIDCQHAHEWYYLNELIYSIEIESKTEIIEETESKVVQEDTIPSVLPLMID